A region from the Rosa rugosa chromosome 6, drRosRugo1.1, whole genome shotgun sequence genome encodes:
- the LOC133716379 gene encoding NAC domain containing protein 52-like — translation MEGGGMLLPGQRFCPMEDELLMFYLKPKVNGMQVPGNEDVICEMDLYGDQDPWKIWERFEARRANDLRRNKDLYFFTQKKKKTARSSRASRTVGSGGTWRGLNAAKEIYLLDQNQQPTSTLLGFKKTYTYKNKGSVHHGCWIMYEFELDKSQLLHKKQVDKNEYVLCLLRKNDALPEKKRKRQEKEEMLEDYVVDDDGDNIDPEWVIEEPRERRQRLLPYTDQEENMGLQQFEADQGESPLELAELEKWFDAEFYAENVASLVDDNSGLQQLESESQLGEENLEQQMGAEANVDGENLSDAMLGENWPMSFLEDLMIDEQPNTMEVGEWNACLFRF, via the coding sequence ATGGAGGGTGGTGGTATGCTTCTTCCAGGCCAACGGTTTTGCCCCATGGAAGATGAGCTACTCATGTTCTACCTTAAGCCTAAGGTGAACGGGATGCAAGTGCCCGGCAACGAAGACGTCATCTGCGAGATGGATCTTTACGGTGACCAAGATCCTTGGAAAATATGGGAAAGATTTGAAGCAAGAAGAGCCAACGACTTGAGGAGGAACAAAGATCTCTACTTCTTcacccaaaagaagaagaagactgcaAGAAGCTCACGTGCAAGCAGAACAGTTGGGAGTGGCGGTACTTGGAGAGGCCTAAACGCAGCAAAGGAGATATATCTTCTTGATCAGAATCAGCAGCCAACATCTACTCTTCTTGGTTTCAAGAAAACCTACACCTACAAGAACAAGGGCTCTGTGCATCATGGTTGCTGGATCATGTATGAGTTTGAACTTGATAAGTCACAACTCCTGCACAAGAAACAAGTAGACAAGAATGAATACGTTCTTTGTTTACTTAGGAAGAATGATGCACTAccggaaaagaagagaaaaaggcaAGAAAAAGAGGAGATGCTTGAAGATTATGTCGTGGACGACGATGGAGATAACATCGATCCTGAATGGGTTATTGAGGAGCCGAGAGAGAGACGACAACGTCTTCTACCATACACTGATCAAGAAGAGAATATGGGACTCCAACAATTCGAGGCTGATCAAGGAGAATCGCCCTTGGAGTTGGCTGAATTAGAAAAGTGGTTTGATGCAGAATTTTATGCTGAAAATGTTGCCTCGCTAGTTGATGACAATTCAGGACTGCAACAATTGGAATCTGAATCTCAACTAGGAGAAGAAAATCTGGAGCAGCAAATGGGAGCTGAAGCCAATGTGGATGGAGAGAACTTGAGTGACGCTATGCTTGGTGAAAACTGGCCTATGTCTTTTTTGGAAGATCTAATGATTGATGAGCAGCCAAATACCATGGAAGTAGGAGAGTGGAATGCCTGCTTATTCAGATTTTGA
- the LOC133717838 gene encoding uncharacterized protein LOC133717838 — protein MLKKPPSRNHRTKQIKVKHILQIALLLGVCFWLLYQLKHSHDKKLVLDEKAAKASIRSQSEGELLKLGRKDLPHKDVSKNVKQEEEEEEETAGDEEEKHEVEGREEEDQKHEVEEQEEEDLKHDVEEQEEEESKNDDTEDEGGAGDDEIDENEQERKEGKIDHEEDILDEEKEREDDGDEKDGDRNEREEREGRAENDNSSDDQGNNGGDKNAHEAREEHYKGDDASSAVTHDAQVISAETEKVSSESGNENSGSSSLEKEIKSNYAEDVNGNQNNSRLLDGSTAENGTVSVAASEEKVDENLSNPVDSSVLNATMKVQSGDIPEADNNSTNVSTESSNNSLEVNQANGTETVSVSAHSQNGTLDGMTTREGIAGETLVVE, from the coding sequence ATGTTGAAGAAGCCGCCAAGTAGGAATCACAGAACCAAACAAATCAAGGTGAAGCATATTTTGCAGATTGCCCTGCTCCTTGGGGTTTGCTTTTGGTTGCTTTATCAGCTTAAGCATTCCCATGATAAGAAATTGGTGTTGGATGAGAAAGCTGCAAAAGCCTCAATCAGATCCCAGAGTGAAGGTGAGCTTCTGAAACTTGGGAGGAAAGACCTTCCTCACAAGGACGTCAGTAAAAATGTGAaacaagaggaagaggaggaagaagaaactgCAGGAGACGAAGAAGAGAAGCATGAGGTAGAAGggcgagaagaagaagatcaaaaacatgaagtagaagagcaagaagaagaggatCTGAAGCATGATGTAGAAGAGCAAGAGGAGGAGGAAAGCAAGAATGATGATACAGAAGATGAGGGAGGAGCTGGAGATGATGAGATAGATGAAAATGAGcaagagagaaaagaaggaaaaattgACCATGAAGAAGACATTTTAgatgaagagaaagaaagagaagatgatggtgatgaGAAGGATGGTGACCGGAATgagagggaagagagagaaggtcGAGCAGAAAATGATAACTCATCAGACGATCAAGGCAACAACGGAGGTGATAAGAATGCTCATGAGGCACGAGAGGAACATTACAAGGGGGATGATGCTTCTAGTGCAGTGACCCATGATGCCCAAGTTATAAGCGCTGAAACTGAGAAAGTAAGTTCAGAAAGTGGAAATGAGAACTCTGGAAGCAGCTCTCTGGAAAAGGAGATAAAATCTAATTACGCTGAGGATGTAAATGGAAACCAAAACAATTCAAGATTGTTGGATGGTAGTACGGCCGAAAATGGCACTGTAAGTGTGGCTGCAAGTGAAGAGAAAGTTGATGAAAATTTGTCCAATCCTGTGGACAGCTCAGTTTTAAATGCAACTATGAAAGTACAGTCCGGTGATATACCAGAAGCAGACAATAACTCGACAAATGTGAGTACAGAATCAAGCAACAACTCACTGGAAGTCAACCAGGCAAATGGAACAGAAACTGTATCTGTGTCAGCTCACTCTCAAAATGGTACATTGGATGGTATGACTACTAGAGAGGGAATTGCCGGAGAAACCTTGGTTGTGGAATAG